In Stomoxys calcitrans chromosome 2, idStoCalc2.1, whole genome shotgun sequence, the following proteins share a genomic window:
- the LOC106082590 gene encoding serine protease snake isoform X2, with amino-acid sequence MDHLIFVKLNVMFIVYNFIVGSIKDVAPVFHYQYQTTKYTMHTEWPIKRQSPGLPQSLIGDNHHHEGGDKHGQQISSAVAQPQSATFYIAPMAAVSLFKPPLAPPTLKPSGKSVGTKAPQVFFNPSSSTSQNTMFPNKLFPSDNEETLNTNLTPLNPAPMLKPNPFINHQGQQIQFASTKASNGASDGVSSNSFANNKGLPQRQEEGSFCRRSFDGRSGYCILAYQCLHVIREYRVHGTKIDICTYRRNIPVICCPLADKHIDDQRISAQKCQEYHEAVKGIKLGMPRKLSGKMCVSSVPLIVGGQVTRSEDYPHMAALGWTQSDKELKWGCGGTLISDKFVLTAAHCATSGGKPPDMVRLGSQNLNETSKYQRDIKILIIILHPKYRSSSYYHDIALLKLTKRVRFSATIQPACLWQLPEMEMPSAIASGWGRTEFMGPKSNDLQKVDLSIIDQKTCKDIYRKERRLPRGIIEGQFCAGHLEGGKDTCQGDSGGPLHAELPEFNCVKFVIGITSFGKFCAAPNAPGVYTKIYSYLDWIEKIVFRD; translated from the exons ATGGACCATTTGATATTTGTAAAATTGAATGTTATGTTTATTGTTTACAATTTTATTGTGGGTTCTATAAAAG atgtagctcctgtCTTTCATTATCAATACCAAACCACCAAATACACAATGCATACGGAATGGCCGATTAAAAGGCAATCACCTGGATTACCGCAAAGTTTAATAGGTGATAACCATCACCACGAAGGCGGTGACAAACATGGGCAGCAGATATCCTCTGCAGTGGCTCAGCCACAATCAGCAACTTTTTATATAGCACCCATGGCCGCCGTGTCATTATTCAAACCTCCTTTAGCACCACCAACACTAAAACCTTCTGGGAAATCTGTTGGTACCAAGGCTCCACAGGTATTTTTTAATCCCTCTTCATCAACATCACAAAACACCATGTTCCCCAATAAACTATTTCCATCGGATAACGAAGAAACTCTTAATACCAATTTAACACCTCTGAATCCCGCACCTATGCTGAAACCAAATCCCTTTATCAATCATCAGGGTCAACAAATACAATTTGCCAGCACAAAAGCCAGCAATGGGGCTAGCGATGGTGTCAGCAGTAACAGTTTCGCCAATAATAAGGGTCTGCCTCAACGCCAGGAGGAGGGATCGTTTTGTCGACGCAGTTTTGATGGACGCAGTGGTTATTGCATTTTAGCCTATCAATGTCTGCATGTCATACGTGAATATCGGGTGCATGGCACTAAAATCGACATATGCACATATCGCAGAAACATACCGGTGATCTGTTGTCCGTTGGCGGATAAACATATCGATGATCAGAGGATAAGTGCCCAAA AATGCCAGGAATACCATGAAGCGGTTAAAGGTATAAAATTGGGTATGCCAAGAAAATTATCAGGCAAAATGTGTGTTTCCAGTGTACCTCTTATTGTTGGCGGACAAGTGACCCGTAGTGAAGATTATCCTCATATG GCTGCCCTGGGATGGACTCAAAGTGACAAAGAACTAAAATGGGGATGTGGTGGTACTTTGATAAGTGACAAATTCGTACTAACAGCAGCCCATTGCGCAACTTCTGGAGG AAAACCTCCCGATATGGTACGTTTGGGTAGTCAAAACCTTAATGAAACATCCAAATATCAAAGAGATATTAAAATCTTGATTATTATCCTGCATCCCAAATATCGTTCTTCGTCCTATTACCATGACATAGCCCTCCTAAAGCTGACCAAACGTGTACGCTTTTCAGCCACCATACAACCAGCATGTCTGTGGCAATTGCCCGAAATGGAAATGCCTTCGGCCATTGCCTCAGGATGGGGTCGCACCGAGTTCATGGGTCCAAAATCGAATGATTTGCAAAAGGTCGATTTAAGCATTATCGATCAGAAGACATGCAAGGATATTTATCGCAAAGAACGTCGTCTGCCGCGTGGCATTATAGAGGGCCAGTTTTGTGCTGGCCACTTGGAAGGCGGTAAGGATACATGTCAAGGTGACTCGGGAGGACCACTTCATGCCGAATTGCCAGAATTTAATTGTGTGAAATTTGTCATAGGCATTACATCGTTTGGTAAATTTTGTGCAGCACCAAATGCTCCGGGAGTATATACGAAAATTTATTCCTATCTTGATTGGattgaaaaaattgtgtttCGTGATTAA
- the LOC106082590 gene encoding serine protease snake isoform X3 — translation MDHLIFVKLNVMFIVYNFIVGSIKALDVAPVFHYQYQTTKYTMHTEWPIKRQSPGLPQSLIGDNHHHEGGDKHGQQISSAVAQPQSATFYIAPMAAVSLFKPPLAPPTLKPSGKSVGTKAPQGQQIQFASTKASNGASDGVSSNSFANNKGLPQRQEEGSFCRRSFDGRSGYCILAYQCLHVIREYRVHGTKIDICTYRRNIPVICCPLADKHIDDQRISAQKCQEYHEAVKGIKLGMPRKLSGKMCVSSVPLIVGGQVTRSEDYPHMAALGWTQSDKELKWGCGGTLISDKFVLTAAHCATSGGKPPDMVRLGSQNLNETSKYQRDIKILIIILHPKYRSSSYYHDIALLKLTKRVRFSATIQPACLWQLPEMEMPSAIASGWGRTEFMGPKSNDLQKVDLSIIDQKTCKDIYRKERRLPRGIIEGQFCAGHLEGGKDTCQGDSGGPLHAELPEFNCVKFVIGITSFGKFCAAPNAPGVYTKIYSYLDWIEKIVFRD, via the exons ATGGACCATTTGATATTTGTAAAATTGAATGTTATGTTTATTGTTTACAATTTTATTGTGGGTTCTATAAAAG ctttagatgtagctcctgtCTTTCATTATCAATACCAAACCACCAAATACACAATGCATACGGAATGGCCGATTAAAAGGCAATCACCTGGATTACCGCAAAGTTTAATAGGTGATAACCATCACCACGAAGGCGGTGACAAACATGGGCAGCAGATATCCTCTGCAGTGGCTCAGCCACAATCAGCAACTTTTTATATAGCACCCATGGCCGCCGTGTCATTATTCAAACCTCCTTTAGCACCACCAACACTAAAACCTTCTGGGAAATCTGTTGGTACCAAGGCTCCACAG GGTCAACAAATACAATTTGCCAGCACAAAAGCCAGCAATGGGGCTAGCGATGGTGTCAGCAGTAACAGTTTCGCCAATAATAAGGGTCTGCCTCAACGCCAGGAGGAGGGATCGTTTTGTCGACGCAGTTTTGATGGACGCAGTGGTTATTGCATTTTAGCCTATCAATGTCTGCATGTCATACGTGAATATCGGGTGCATGGCACTAAAATCGACATATGCACATATCGCAGAAACATACCGGTGATCTGTTGTCCGTTGGCGGATAAACATATCGATGATCAGAGGATAAGTGCCCAAA AATGCCAGGAATACCATGAAGCGGTTAAAGGTATAAAATTGGGTATGCCAAGAAAATTATCAGGCAAAATGTGTGTTTCCAGTGTACCTCTTATTGTTGGCGGACAAGTGACCCGTAGTGAAGATTATCCTCATATG GCTGCCCTGGGATGGACTCAAAGTGACAAAGAACTAAAATGGGGATGTGGTGGTACTTTGATAAGTGACAAATTCGTACTAACAGCAGCCCATTGCGCAACTTCTGGAGG AAAACCTCCCGATATGGTACGTTTGGGTAGTCAAAACCTTAATGAAACATCCAAATATCAAAGAGATATTAAAATCTTGATTATTATCCTGCATCCCAAATATCGTTCTTCGTCCTATTACCATGACATAGCCCTCCTAAAGCTGACCAAACGTGTACGCTTTTCAGCCACCATACAACCAGCATGTCTGTGGCAATTGCCCGAAATGGAAATGCCTTCGGCCATTGCCTCAGGATGGGGTCGCACCGAGTTCATGGGTCCAAAATCGAATGATTTGCAAAAGGTCGATTTAAGCATTATCGATCAGAAGACATGCAAGGATATTTATCGCAAAGAACGTCGTCTGCCGCGTGGCATTATAGAGGGCCAGTTTTGTGCTGGCCACTTGGAAGGCGGTAAGGATACATGTCAAGGTGACTCGGGAGGACCACTTCATGCCGAATTGCCAGAATTTAATTGTGTGAAATTTGTCATAGGCATTACATCGTTTGGTAAATTTTGTGCAGCACCAAATGCTCCGGGAGTATATACGAAAATTTATTCCTATCTTGATTGGattgaaaaaattgtgtttCGTGATTAA
- the LOC106082590 gene encoding serine protease snake isoform X1, translated as MDHLIFVKLNVMFIVYNFIVGSIKALDVAPVFHYQYQTTKYTMHTEWPIKRQSPGLPQSLIGDNHHHEGGDKHGQQISSAVAQPQSATFYIAPMAAVSLFKPPLAPPTLKPSGKSVGTKAPQVFFNPSSSTSQNTMFPNKLFPSDNEETLNTNLTPLNPAPMLKPNPFINHQGQQIQFASTKASNGASDGVSSNSFANNKGLPQRQEEGSFCRRSFDGRSGYCILAYQCLHVIREYRVHGTKIDICTYRRNIPVICCPLADKHIDDQRISAQKCQEYHEAVKGIKLGMPRKLSGKMCVSSVPLIVGGQVTRSEDYPHMAALGWTQSDKELKWGCGGTLISDKFVLTAAHCATSGGKPPDMVRLGSQNLNETSKYQRDIKILIIILHPKYRSSSYYHDIALLKLTKRVRFSATIQPACLWQLPEMEMPSAIASGWGRTEFMGPKSNDLQKVDLSIIDQKTCKDIYRKERRLPRGIIEGQFCAGHLEGGKDTCQGDSGGPLHAELPEFNCVKFVIGITSFGKFCAAPNAPGVYTKIYSYLDWIEKIVFRD; from the exons ATGGACCATTTGATATTTGTAAAATTGAATGTTATGTTTATTGTTTACAATTTTATTGTGGGTTCTATAAAAG ctttagatgtagctcctgtCTTTCATTATCAATACCAAACCACCAAATACACAATGCATACGGAATGGCCGATTAAAAGGCAATCACCTGGATTACCGCAAAGTTTAATAGGTGATAACCATCACCACGAAGGCGGTGACAAACATGGGCAGCAGATATCCTCTGCAGTGGCTCAGCCACAATCAGCAACTTTTTATATAGCACCCATGGCCGCCGTGTCATTATTCAAACCTCCTTTAGCACCACCAACACTAAAACCTTCTGGGAAATCTGTTGGTACCAAGGCTCCACAGGTATTTTTTAATCCCTCTTCATCAACATCACAAAACACCATGTTCCCCAATAAACTATTTCCATCGGATAACGAAGAAACTCTTAATACCAATTTAACACCTCTGAATCCCGCACCTATGCTGAAACCAAATCCCTTTATCAATCATCAGGGTCAACAAATACAATTTGCCAGCACAAAAGCCAGCAATGGGGCTAGCGATGGTGTCAGCAGTAACAGTTTCGCCAATAATAAGGGTCTGCCTCAACGCCAGGAGGAGGGATCGTTTTGTCGACGCAGTTTTGATGGACGCAGTGGTTATTGCATTTTAGCCTATCAATGTCTGCATGTCATACGTGAATATCGGGTGCATGGCACTAAAATCGACATATGCACATATCGCAGAAACATACCGGTGATCTGTTGTCCGTTGGCGGATAAACATATCGATGATCAGAGGATAAGTGCCCAAA AATGCCAGGAATACCATGAAGCGGTTAAAGGTATAAAATTGGGTATGCCAAGAAAATTATCAGGCAAAATGTGTGTTTCCAGTGTACCTCTTATTGTTGGCGGACAAGTGACCCGTAGTGAAGATTATCCTCATATG GCTGCCCTGGGATGGACTCAAAGTGACAAAGAACTAAAATGGGGATGTGGTGGTACTTTGATAAGTGACAAATTCGTACTAACAGCAGCCCATTGCGCAACTTCTGGAGG AAAACCTCCCGATATGGTACGTTTGGGTAGTCAAAACCTTAATGAAACATCCAAATATCAAAGAGATATTAAAATCTTGATTATTATCCTGCATCCCAAATATCGTTCTTCGTCCTATTACCATGACATAGCCCTCCTAAAGCTGACCAAACGTGTACGCTTTTCAGCCACCATACAACCAGCATGTCTGTGGCAATTGCCCGAAATGGAAATGCCTTCGGCCATTGCCTCAGGATGGGGTCGCACCGAGTTCATGGGTCCAAAATCGAATGATTTGCAAAAGGTCGATTTAAGCATTATCGATCAGAAGACATGCAAGGATATTTATCGCAAAGAACGTCGTCTGCCGCGTGGCATTATAGAGGGCCAGTTTTGTGCTGGCCACTTGGAAGGCGGTAAGGATACATGTCAAGGTGACTCGGGAGGACCACTTCATGCCGAATTGCCAGAATTTAATTGTGTGAAATTTGTCATAGGCATTACATCGTTTGGTAAATTTTGTGCAGCACCAAATGCTCCGGGAGTATATACGAAAATTTATTCCTATCTTGATTGGattgaaaaaattgtgtttCGTGATTAA
- the LOC106082590 gene encoding serine protease snake isoform X4 has translation MQLKAGIQGQQIQFASTKASNGASDGVSSNSFANNKGLPQRQEEGSFCRRSFDGRSGYCILAYQCLHVIREYRVHGTKIDICTYRRNIPVICCPLADKHIDDQRISAQKCQEYHEAVKGIKLGMPRKLSGKMCVSSVPLIVGGQVTRSEDYPHMAALGWTQSDKELKWGCGGTLISDKFVLTAAHCATSGGKPPDMVRLGSQNLNETSKYQRDIKILIIILHPKYRSSSYYHDIALLKLTKRVRFSATIQPACLWQLPEMEMPSAIASGWGRTEFMGPKSNDLQKVDLSIIDQKTCKDIYRKERRLPRGIIEGQFCAGHLEGGKDTCQGDSGGPLHAELPEFNCVKFVIGITSFGKFCAAPNAPGVYTKIYSYLDWIEKIVFRD, from the exons GGTCAACAAATACAATTTGCCAGCACAAAAGCCAGCAATGGGGCTAGCGATGGTGTCAGCAGTAACAGTTTCGCCAATAATAAGGGTCTGCCTCAACGCCAGGAGGAGGGATCGTTTTGTCGACGCAGTTTTGATGGACGCAGTGGTTATTGCATTTTAGCCTATCAATGTCTGCATGTCATACGTGAATATCGGGTGCATGGCACTAAAATCGACATATGCACATATCGCAGAAACATACCGGTGATCTGTTGTCCGTTGGCGGATAAACATATCGATGATCAGAGGATAAGTGCCCAAA AATGCCAGGAATACCATGAAGCGGTTAAAGGTATAAAATTGGGTATGCCAAGAAAATTATCAGGCAAAATGTGTGTTTCCAGTGTACCTCTTATTGTTGGCGGACAAGTGACCCGTAGTGAAGATTATCCTCATATG GCTGCCCTGGGATGGACTCAAAGTGACAAAGAACTAAAATGGGGATGTGGTGGTACTTTGATAAGTGACAAATTCGTACTAACAGCAGCCCATTGCGCAACTTCTGGAGG AAAACCTCCCGATATGGTACGTTTGGGTAGTCAAAACCTTAATGAAACATCCAAATATCAAAGAGATATTAAAATCTTGATTATTATCCTGCATCCCAAATATCGTTCTTCGTCCTATTACCATGACATAGCCCTCCTAAAGCTGACCAAACGTGTACGCTTTTCAGCCACCATACAACCAGCATGTCTGTGGCAATTGCCCGAAATGGAAATGCCTTCGGCCATTGCCTCAGGATGGGGTCGCACCGAGTTCATGGGTCCAAAATCGAATGATTTGCAAAAGGTCGATTTAAGCATTATCGATCAGAAGACATGCAAGGATATTTATCGCAAAGAACGTCGTCTGCCGCGTGGCATTATAGAGGGCCAGTTTTGTGCTGGCCACTTGGAAGGCGGTAAGGATACATGTCAAGGTGACTCGGGAGGACCACTTCATGCCGAATTGCCAGAATTTAATTGTGTGAAATTTGTCATAGGCATTACATCGTTTGGTAAATTTTGTGCAGCACCAAATGCTCCGGGAGTATATACGAAAATTTATTCCTATCTTGATTGGattgaaaaaattgtgtttCGTGATTAA